In Lepidochelys kempii isolate rLepKem1 chromosome 8, rLepKem1.hap2, whole genome shotgun sequence, a single genomic region encodes these proteins:
- the PRPF38A gene encoding pre-mRNA-splicing factor 38A isoform X1, translating to MANRTVKDAHSIHGTNPQYLVEKIIRTRIYESKYWKEECFGLTAELVVDKAMELRYVGGVYGGNIKPTPFLCLTLKMLQIQPEKDIIVEFIKNEDFKYVRMLGALYMRLTGTAIDCYKYLEPLYNDYRKIKSQNRNGEFELMHVDEFIDELLHSERVCDIILPRLQKRYVLEEAEQLETRVSALEEDMDDVESSEEEEEEDEKLERAPSPDHRRRGYRDLDKPRRSPALRYRRSRSRSPRRRSRSPKRRSPSPRRERHRSKSPRRHRSRSRERRHRSRSKSPGHHRSHRHRSHSKSPERYRLAVLFLKDVPLCESVPPNKYRGFFLYNEPELLRFFTPLLGVLTSHITFLLSLVF from the exons ATGGCGAACCGGACGGTGAAGGACGCGCACAGCATCCACGGCACCAACCCGCAGTACCTGGTGGAGAAGATCATCCGCACCCGCATCTATGAGTCCAAGTACTGGAAGGAGGAGTGTTTCGGCCTCACTG CTGAGCTGGTGGTGGATAAAGCCATGGAACTGAGATATGTTGGTGGCGTTTATGGTGGAAACATCAAGCCTACACCATTCCTCTGCTTGACCCTGAAAATGCTGCAGATCCAGCCTGAAAAGGACATCATTGTTGAGTTTATAAAGAATGAGGATTTCAA ATATGTCAGAATGCTTGGTGCATTGTATATGAGATTGACTGGCACTGCCATTGACTGCTACAAGTACCTTGAACCACTGTACAATgactacagaaaaataaaaagtcaaaacagAAATGGGG AATTTGAGCTGATGCATGTGGATGAGTTTATTGATGAACTCCTTCACAGTGAACGTGTGTGTGATATCATTTTGCCTCGACTGCAG AAACGTTATGTTCTGGAAGAAGCGGAACAACTAGAGACTCGGGTTAGTGCTTTAGAAGAAGATATGGATGATGTAGAgtccagtgaggaggaggaggaggaagatgagaaG ctgGAGAGGGCACCTTCCCCTGATCATCGCAGAAGAGGCTACAGAGACCTAGATAAACCCCGCAGATCTCCAGCTCTGCGATACAGGAGGAGTCGAAGCAGGTCTCCAAGAAG GCGAAGCAGATCTCCAAAGAGGAGAAG CCCCTCCCCACGTCGGGAGAGACATCGCAGCAAAAGCCCAAGGCGACACCGGAGCAGGTCCAGGGAGAGGCGCCACAGATCAAGATCTAAATCTCCAG GGCATCATCGTAGCCACCGACACAGAAGCCATTCTAAGTCACCTGAAAGGTATAGGCTAGCTGTCTTATTTCTTAAAGATGTCCCTTTATGTGAAAGTGTCCCTCCAAACAAATACAGGGGCTTCTTTCTTTACAATGAACCTGAACTTTTGAGATTTTTCACACCACTTTTGGGGGTACTGACTTCTCATATCACCTTTCTCCTATCATTGGTCTTTTAA
- the PRPF38A gene encoding pre-mRNA-splicing factor 38A isoform X2: MANRTVKDAHSIHGTNPQYLVEKIIRTRIYESKYWKEECFGLTAELVVDKAMELRYVGGVYGGNIKPTPFLCLTLKMLQIQPEKDIIVEFIKNEDFKYVRMLGALYMRLTGTAIDCYKYLEPLYNDYRKIKSQNRNGEFELMHVDEFIDELLHSERVCDIILPRLQKRYVLEEAEQLETRVSALEEDMDDVESSEEEEEEDEKLERAPSPDHRRRGYRDLDKPRRSPALRYRRSRSRSPRRRSRSPKRRSPSPRRERHRSKSPRRHRSRSRERRHRSRSKSPGHHRSHRHRSHSKSPERSKKSHKKSRRGNE; encoded by the exons ATGGCGAACCGGACGGTGAAGGACGCGCACAGCATCCACGGCACCAACCCGCAGTACCTGGTGGAGAAGATCATCCGCACCCGCATCTATGAGTCCAAGTACTGGAAGGAGGAGTGTTTCGGCCTCACTG CTGAGCTGGTGGTGGATAAAGCCATGGAACTGAGATATGTTGGTGGCGTTTATGGTGGAAACATCAAGCCTACACCATTCCTCTGCTTGACCCTGAAAATGCTGCAGATCCAGCCTGAAAAGGACATCATTGTTGAGTTTATAAAGAATGAGGATTTCAA ATATGTCAGAATGCTTGGTGCATTGTATATGAGATTGACTGGCACTGCCATTGACTGCTACAAGTACCTTGAACCACTGTACAATgactacagaaaaataaaaagtcaaaacagAAATGGGG AATTTGAGCTGATGCATGTGGATGAGTTTATTGATGAACTCCTTCACAGTGAACGTGTGTGTGATATCATTTTGCCTCGACTGCAG AAACGTTATGTTCTGGAAGAAGCGGAACAACTAGAGACTCGGGTTAGTGCTTTAGAAGAAGATATGGATGATGTAGAgtccagtgaggaggaggaggaggaagatgagaaG ctgGAGAGGGCACCTTCCCCTGATCATCGCAGAAGAGGCTACAGAGACCTAGATAAACCCCGCAGATCTCCAGCTCTGCGATACAGGAGGAGTCGAAGCAGGTCTCCAAGAAG GCGAAGCAGATCTCCAAAGAGGAGAAG CCCCTCCCCACGTCGGGAGAGACATCGCAGCAAAAGCCCAAGGCGACACCGGAGCAGGTCCAGGGAGAGGCGCCACAGATCAAGATCTAAATCTCCAG GGCATCATCGTAGCCACCGACACAGAAGCCATTCTAAGTCACCTGAAAG ATCTAAGAAAAGCCATAAGAAGAGTCGGCGAGGGAATGAATAA